Within the Rosa rugosa chromosome 2, drRosRugo1.1, whole genome shotgun sequence genome, the region CCAATTGTATTGAAGTCAAGCCAAAATTTATCATTAGCATGTTTAATGAGGTGTCTATCAATGAATTATGTGGCAGCGAGGTTGATGTACGTAGTTTATGATCatacttttaattttttttcgtttgctcaaaaatcaaattcatgaattatcattttcttttaatgaacacatAAATGAGACGTTAATTTTGGGCATGAACTCAATTGTGCATTACACATTACGTTATGTTATGTAAGTATATGAAAGCGACATCTATATATGAATTTTGATCATGGATTCAAACCCTCATTACATGCGCATTACATTACGCATATAAACAAAAACGACATCTATAGAAATGTTTAATTTGTTTGCACCAAGTCTAACTCATGAGTTGTATATATGTATCATTTTGTTCTAGTGTACGTATAACGAGCAATGATGTGTGAGGTGTGTTCATGGATTGAGTGCATTAAACATTACATTACATTACATTATGTAAATGGACAATGATAGGGAGTCTCAATGTGGCCTAAAATTTGTGGCTTCAATCCTAGTTATCATGCCATATAAGCAActtcaaatttttattttcaattcaaaataatatatcttgccaaaTCATAATTTTGAAACACTAATTTTAGATTTTAGGGGCTGAATTAATTTTTAGATTTTAGGGGCTGAATTAAtgacattaatgaatttaattaggtgacaaaAAAATATTGTGTGTTAATAGAAACCactaattatgtattaatttaaggatATGTCTACAgattctttgaccaatatttttcttcatttaattaaattatttcctatcaattttcatttcaaatagcattaatatattAAATTAGGTAATAATGAATAGGCATTAACTATTCTTTccaaatattaattaattttgtCTCAAAAAAGCATTAATAAATTAAATTTAGAAAATACGTCTGTCCAAATTTAAATATTCCATGTTGGTAGAagtcattaattatcatctacaatttaaatataaagaaaaaaacaaataaataaaaaaagattgTTAGCGACCTTCCCCTCCAACTTTTCCCTTTCTACCTTCCCCACTTATCTTCTGCCATGTAGACTCATTTATGATTACGATCTATGTATTTACTATATTGAAAAAAACAACTAATTTCATTTCATATTTTACCCTTATTTTATTATTTCTGTTTGACCGTAGTAAATGCTCTCTATtagtatgaaaaaaaaaactcttggttCTTGtatgttttgagttttgactctATAGTTTTCCAACgttttttcatttcttatatttcctaagtttttcaacaaaaatttttctttcatttgtttGGTCATGTTTcttagttttgacttttgagtctgtacttgacattttttttttatataaaacccAAAAAAGAAATGGTGTAGCTCATCGACATGGTAGCtacataactttttttttcttctcattaCAACACATATGAGATTAGATGACTATataaaaactctctctctctctaacattctttttgatatatgtatataaaggAACAGTATGGCCATTTTTGGGGTTTcaattctgttttttttcttggacaaaatttgaattatattcttaaatatatatgtatgtatttcTTATGTAAAATCTCAACCATAAGCCTATAGAGTAATAATGCTAGATTAATATCTCAGAGGCATGAAAGTCTCTctaaaccctagccgccgctgGCTAGGATTTCCAAGGCGATTGTTATCGCAAATCAACCATTCTAACGGCGCCATCTCTTCTTTTGCTGATGGAAGGATAATGCACCGCACAGTCGATGTCAATCTTTGGTCTCCAAGAACAAGGGAGGGTAAGGATATGAAAGTTGAGAGCTTTTTCTCTCCAAGCTTTAGCGGCACCTCATTAGGGTGGCTTCACAGGGGACCTCCGTCTCCTCCTTTCACCTCTGTGTCTCAGCGATCGTGCCAAGCGGCAGATTGTTTCAGTCCTCATTGCGAGAACGATGGGGCTGCAGATTGCTTGGCTGCGCTTGCAGAATGGCTAGGGAGGAGATCTGTAATCGGACTGCGTCTACCTTCCTGTAGAGCTTGGCTGATTTCCGCAAAAGGAGCGAGGCTCTTGGTTGCGGTGGGACAAAGTGGTGGCTGGCTCCTGATCTGGTGGATGGAGTTGCTGGTTTTGCTGATCAGATTCCTCTTCCAGCCTTTTTCGTCAATCTGGTTCCGACCAAATTCAACGTTCAATGGCTTGGGCTGGGGAGTCCTAAGGGTGCAACTGACCCTGTGGGTGCCCTTGAAGCTTTTCCATATGGTGGTCTTCGCAGTGGCAGGTGGCGGTGCCGTCCGTGGCATGGGGCGGCTGGGTCATGATTGCGCGGCGCCAATAGTGGCTGGGCCTTTTGGGCTTGCTTACTTCTGTTGGGACTGGGATGAGGTCTTTGGGCCTTATCTTGGGCCTCATGAGGAGTGGGTCAGCCCTCAAGGGCTGGGTCtcatttagtttttatttactttgcctatttacttgtctttggtaacatagtttataggctttcttgaataagtgagcatgggtaccgtcaaatgatcggatctaatctatgtatcgctgtggtttaccacaaactctttatctacccatagatggtagagggaggatatgtaatggtcctttctggcctgagtattaatatatcgacatgatattcttcaaaaaaaaaataagcctATAGAGTAATATATATTGCAAATAAAAAGGattcacaaaagaaaagaaaaagtccCTTTGGGGACATCCgataaaaagaaaagcaaaaagtTGAGAAACTAAAATCAATTACTTCATTAAATGCATGTGAAATTAAGTTAGGGTAAAAATGGGAAGTAAAAACTTGACTTTCAATTGtattaattatttgaattttttagatagTGGAATACATATGGCAGAAGATAAGTGGGAAAGGTTAGAGGGGAAGGTTGCTAGCATTCCTCATAAAAAAAAACTCGAATCTAACattcatatgaatatgtattgggtgcggctattgccaccctatcattttcttagttcaccctacaaacatttgaattattgaaagaatatattacccaagtgcaaaatgactaataagtacactaattttctaaaatctaaatttgtaaagaaaactaaatacataaccaatcaattaaatacaaaaactacttaatttctcattagataacattaatcttcttcttctccacccaaatttgaatttatttcaaTAAGGAATGATTTGATGTGAAGGAAACCCTAGAATGAGAGTGCCGCTGCTCTCTCTTTATTCTAGTCTACCATGACAAGATTTTCAACGTCGGCTCCATTAAGGAATCCGAACTACCTATCTAGAGCTAAGGGAAACCATTAAGGATCTCTAGGACGCTCACAATTAAGCAAGCTGCAAGCGTATACAAGAATGGACAAACCTCACCTTCTACGGAAtgaaaatcattcaactagccctcacttgtcaatcacgcaattgtggtacaagtaaGATACTAGAAACGTCATAAAAGACTCATAAAGCTCGTTCAAACTCACACAGGCTTATAACCCtaacaaagaaaattaaaaaaaaaatagccaaCTTCTTCCCTTTCGAGTTGGAACTTGTACCAATAGCAGAATCAACCAAACTGCTCTTCTTGGATGTCTTCTTCTTGTCACATGCCTCAGCAGGCTTAGCAGCCTTCTTCTTATCACCATATGGCAGCTTATTCTTACTATCAGCAGATTTGCCGCGTTTCCACTTTCCATGGCCATAGCTGGCCTCTTCCTGCACCATTGAGACCAAACCAAGACACTCAGGTTCCAGGTTTAGGTTCCGCTTACCCACTGCCAAGCTCAAGTTCAATTTCTTTGGGGATATAGTCACTCCAACCGATTCAGACGCTTACCTGTAATTCTTTTCAACATCATTGCCATCTCGTGCAGTTCACGTACCACTACTTAACGTTGAGGAGTGGGCAGCAAAAAGCTCAGAAGATGCTCCGGCATCTGGCTAGGAATAGGAAACACTAGGGTTTGGCCATTGACCGAAACCTTAGCCCTCATAGCAGTATTACTCCATCATTAGCCAGAGCTCGAGGCTATCGACCTTGCATTCAATTGTAGCCCTCCAGTCTGAGGTGCAAGTACCAAAggctaggggtgggttcggtacGGTACCGGATCTTGAAGCCCAATACCACGTACCGTACCAAACTATGTTGGTACACAAAAAAGCCTACCATTACCAGCCACAgaagtcggtataccaacttCTCGGTATACCGATATctcggttcggtttcggttggttgggcctagTACCGAGTTTGAAATTGGGCCAGATTTCAGCTAAGGCCCAACTAAAATTTTAAAAGCCCAAACCTGTCAACAAATGAAAAAATTGCAATCCTCACATCAATTTAAAGGGCCAACctggaaatgaaaaataagctaaaaactctcatacatcaacttcacTACTTGAGTTCATCACTTATTCACTTCAGTTCATCCCCTTCATCACTCCATAGTTCATACGAATTTTAAGTCAATAATTCATAGTTCACAGTTCACACAAatgaatcaaaatatcaaatgatACAATAACTAAGTGCAATAGTTGAAAACAAAGTGTTCAATGACTCAaagttcatctcatcatcatTTCATCACTTCATATTTGGTTGCTGCCTCTGTGCTccctcaaattcagtttctgcaAAAATAGTTTCTGGAAATtcagtttctgcaaattcaCACTTCATATGATGTTTCTGCAAATTCAGTTTTGTTGAAAATGGTAAGCCATATTTTACCTTTGTGTGCCATATTTCTGATAAGTGTGCACAAAGGTGAGACTAAAGATCATGTGTGATGAAAAAATCAAATCGCCACAGCCATAGTACACCCCTCGGAACTGCATAAATAGGAATTGCAAATCAGGACAAAGCACAAGGCTCAAATACAGTCTCTGGAGGAGGCAACCTAGCAAGTCTAGAGCCCTGCATATTTAAGATATAGTCTGTCACTTAACTTAGTTCACATCTTACCATACGCTACATTTCATCAAGACCGTAACCAATAAACAATCAACCTACCTCACGACAATGGTAATTTGGACCAGGAAGGTGGGTGGAGTAGAATGTCAGGATTCGAAGAAACTGACAAGTCTGCAACAAACAGTAGCAACTATGAGAGAAATGATGTCTCGTTTTCTCTATTCCTAACAGAACTTAACATAtacaaacacaaaacaataacaaCACTGCCCAACTTATATTCATCAGTTCAAAAAGGTACgccaaaaaaaattacataaagaaaataaaaatctaataAGATTCCGAAATCAAATGAACCAAAATAACTACATCAACGTCATTACCTATTTGCAAAATCAGGTATTAGGGTGAGCATAGTTACAAACCAAAATAAATCAGTCACGGAATCAAGCTCTCAAATTCTAGTTATAGAGGTAAGTTGCCAtttcaaccaaaattctcataaaTCACTATGGGTAAAATaaaaatccaaaagaaaaacatgAAATAGGATAGgaaatgcaataaccatcactTACTACTAAAAATGCTAGAACCCTACACCATATTAGATTGAACAGAATACAGGCACATTACAATATGCTATAGAGAAGAAAGCATTGCAAAGATGACATAATGAACCTTACCAAGACAAAGGATAAAAAGATGAAGGTGAACAAGGTTTCACTAATGTAAGCTCTCTCTTCCCCAAGCTCCTGCAAACACCAAAAAAGTCAATACAACAAACCACACAAAATTGAATGTAAGACAGCATTTCCAAACAAAGAGCTTAGCAGTCTCATGGACTGAATGCTACGCATCAGAAAAGTTTAGAAAACTAGAATCAGCTCCGAAATCCAAAACTCTCTGGTGGCCTTAACACTTA harbors:
- the LOC133731274 gene encoding phosphatidylinositol:ceramide inositolphosphotransferase 2-like, encoding WCLQELGEERAYISETLFTFIFLSFVLTCQFLRILTFYSTHLPGPNYHCREFRGVYYGCGDLIFSSHMIFSLTFVHTYQKYGTQRN